From a single Brassica oleracea var. oleracea cultivar TO1000 chromosome C5, BOL, whole genome shotgun sequence genomic region:
- the LOC106343890 gene encoding uncharacterized protein LOC106343890 isoform X1: MASKTDDELSSSKDDGLSSSISKDASLQITPSVASPPAALTPDVLSPTQDLRTQASESLEASESLLPLGAENCAGTLAGPPEKNNMKPAPESQLHGSGAEHCAGTLVGPPAMDNMVSAPTTQLFHGRDTEISTLPHGTLGTDPTMASPAIEASKQALPQANAPSEPIQGASPSQFVPSLGSWAKPLFFKPPVTPPDPSTPKGYDPVIMGNQLAALWPSLNDEILNKQPKRLSPQSRNLFRDATPTYRLDGTPEVSIPSKVLRLGPENKDEYVIGKFHKCSLPPGGLVHAVVNKIWGRSCKISCKKLDDSSYMFHIPHQPTRHWIIQRGVWHIDDCLLFVLPWTPEGTFKILEVSTLPVWVNLKNVLDCCYSRLGMSCRFRSWRAYFNSQTSSGSYQYE; the protein is encoded by the exons ATGGCTTCAAAGACTGACGATGAGTTATCTTCGTCAAAAGACGATGGGTTGTCTTCATCGATTTCAAAAGATGCATCGCTTCAGATTACACCTTCAGTGGCTTCGCCTCCAGCGGCTCTGACTCCGGACGTTCTGTCCCCGACGCAGGATCTCCGAACTCAAGCGTCGGAATCTCTTGAGGCCTCTGAATCTCTGTTACCTCTCGGTGCTGAAAACTGTGCTGGAACTCTTGCTGGACCTCCTGAAAAGAATAACATGAAACCTGCTCCAGAATCACAGCTCCATGGAAGTGGTGCTGAACACTGTGCTGGAACTCTTGTCGGACCTCCTGCCATGGATAACATGGTCTCTGCTCCGACAACTCAGCTCTTCCATGGAAGAGATACTGAAATCTCTACTCTGCCCCATGGAACTCTTGGAACAGATCCTACGATGGCATCACCAGCAATTGAAGCGAGTAAGCAAGCTCTTCCTCAAGCAAATGCTCCTTCGGAACCTATCCAAGGCGCCTCTCCTTCTCAGTTTGTGCCTTCCTTAGGTTCATGGGCTAAACCACTCTTTTTCAAACCTCCTGTTACTCCTCCTGACCCGAGTACTCCCAAAGGATATGATCCGGTGATTATGGGGAACCAACTTGCTGCTCTGTGGCCATCCCTCAATGATGAGATCCTGAACAAGCAACCGAAAA GATTGAGTCCACAATCACGTAATCTATTCCGGGATGCTACTCCGACTTACAGACTTGATGGAACACCAGAGGTATCTATTCCTTCTAAAGTCCTTAGACTAGGACCTGAGAACAAGGATGAATATGTCATAGGCAAATTTCATAAGTGTTCCCTACCTCCGGGTGGACTTGTCCATGCCGTAGTTAATAAGATTTGGGGAAGGAGTTGTAAGATTTCTTGTAAGAAGCTTGATGATTCATCTTATATGTTTCATATCCCTCATCAACCTACTCGTCACTGGATTATTCAGAGAGGCGTTTGGCACATTGATGATTGCTTGCTTTTTGTGTTACCGTGGACTCCAGAGGGCACTTTCAAAATCCTAGAAGTATCAACACTTCCGGTATGGGTCAATCTGAAAAATGTTCTAGACTGCTGTTACTCCAGATTAGGAATGTCATGTCGCTTCAGGTCTTGGAGAGCCTATTTTAACTCACAAACCTCGTCTGGATCCTACCAGTATGAGTGA
- the LOC106343890 gene encoding uncharacterized protein LOC106343890 isoform X2, with product MASKTDDELSSSKDDGLSSSISKDASLQITPSVASPPAALTPDVLSPTQDLRTQASESLEASESLLPLGAENCAGTLAGPPEKNNMKPAPESQLHGSGAEHCAGTLVGPPAMDNMVSAPTTQLFHGRDTEISTLPHGTLGTDPTMASPAIEASKQALPQANAPSEPIQGASPSQFVPSLGSWAKPLFFKPPVTPPDPSTPKGYDPVIMGNQLAALWPSLNDEILNKQPKRLSPQSRNLFRDATPTYRLDGTPERGVWHIDDCLLFVLPWTPEGTFKILEVSTLPVWVNLKNVLDCCYSRLGMSCRFRSWRAYFNSQTSSGSYQYE from the exons ATGGCTTCAAAGACTGACGATGAGTTATCTTCGTCAAAAGACGATGGGTTGTCTTCATCGATTTCAAAAGATGCATCGCTTCAGATTACACCTTCAGTGGCTTCGCCTCCAGCGGCTCTGACTCCGGACGTTCTGTCCCCGACGCAGGATCTCCGAACTCAAGCGTCGGAATCTCTTGAGGCCTCTGAATCTCTGTTACCTCTCGGTGCTGAAAACTGTGCTGGAACTCTTGCTGGACCTCCTGAAAAGAATAACATGAAACCTGCTCCAGAATCACAGCTCCATGGAAGTGGTGCTGAACACTGTGCTGGAACTCTTGTCGGACCTCCTGCCATGGATAACATGGTCTCTGCTCCGACAACTCAGCTCTTCCATGGAAGAGATACTGAAATCTCTACTCTGCCCCATGGAACTCTTGGAACAGATCCTACGATGGCATCACCAGCAATTGAAGCGAGTAAGCAAGCTCTTCCTCAAGCAAATGCTCCTTCGGAACCTATCCAAGGCGCCTCTCCTTCTCAGTTTGTGCCTTCCTTAGGTTCATGGGCTAAACCACTCTTTTTCAAACCTCCTGTTACTCCTCCTGACCCGAGTACTCCCAAAGGATATGATCCGGTGATTATGGGGAACCAACTTGCTGCTCTGTGGCCATCCCTCAATGATGAGATCCTGAACAAGCAACCGAAAA GATTGAGTCCACAATCACGTAATCTATTCCGGGATGCTACTCCGACTTACAGACTTGATGGAACACCAGAG AGAGGCGTTTGGCACATTGATGATTGCTTGCTTTTTGTGTTACCGTGGACTCCAGAGGGCACTTTCAAAATCCTAGAAGTATCAACACTTCCGGTATGGGTCAATCTGAAAAATGTTCTAGACTGCTGTTACTCCAGATTAGGAATGTCATGTCGCTTCAGGTCTTGGAGAGCCTATTTTAACTCACAAACCTCGTCTGGATCCTACCAGTATGAGTGA